The DNA sequence TCCGCTGCCGTAATTATCTCCGTCATGCAAATCTGTAAAAATCACGTCTACTTGATCCAGTTTGTAATCGGGATATTTTAGGCTGTCGGCTTTATTCTTATTGTACCCAGTGAAATCCATTAATACTTCGTACGAATCCCAAAAAGTGTTGTAGCCATTCGTATAGGTTCCATCCGTAGTAATCGGCACATCACGGAAAACAAATTCGCCGTTTGAATTGGTTGTCACAGCTGATTTTCCAGCAATCGATACTTTAACACCTGCGATCGGTGCTCCCGTACACCGATCAAAAATTTTACCTAACACAGTTCCGGTAAATTGTTTTGTTTCGGGGTTTACGCTGGCGATATCTTTTTTGATATCATCGCAACCGATGTAGGTGAGGGAACCAATAGCGATTGCTGCGATAGCAAACAAAGATACTTTGTGTAGATAGCTTCGTTTCATACATGCCTCTTCAATTAAGTTAATGTAAATACGTTAATTAAGTAACGAAAACAAAATAGTAACAACTTTAAGAAAAAATTCACTAATTAAGGTAAAATTCTAGTCCTTAATATGTCTTTTCAAACGATGTTTCTAAGCAAGTTGAAATATATTTGGTAGGGTGATGGCCTATTATAAAGAAATTGATCTATGTAGTCAAGAGATAAGTATGTTTGTTATCTTTTTTTAATGAAAAAATAATTCTCTCATCAAGATTTCGTAATGAATATCTGAGATTCCATTTGATTCTGGACTCGAGAATCGTTATTTTCTTGCAGAGAAAATCGTTTAATTACATTTTATTATAGTCAATATACTTGGAGGTCAATAATGACTGAGCGAACCGGTATTACGTCGATCAAAGGCAATCCCTTAACGCTATTAGGCGAAGAAGTCAAAGTTGGGCAAAAAGCTCCCAATTTTAAAGTCAGAACAGGGCTCGCGCCAAATACTGAGATTACTTTGGATTCAAGTAAAGGCAAAATCAGAGTATTTAATGTGGTTCCGTCTTTAGATACAGGTGTGTGTGAAGCGCAAACCATCCGGTTTAATGAAGAAGCGGCCAAATTGGGCGACGGTGTTGAAATCATGACGGTGAGTATGGATTTGCCACCGGCTCAAGGACGTTTTTGCGGGCATCAGCTTAAAGGCGCTGCAAAAATAAAAATGGCGTCGGATTACGCTGAAAAATCTTTTGCAATGAATTATGGCATTTTATTGAAAGAATGGCAAGTTTGTGGGCGAGGCGTTTTTGTCGTCGATAAAGACGATACCGTAAAGTACGCGCAATATTGTCCAAAGATCGAAGAACAACCCGACTTTGATAAAGCGCTGCAAGCGATTAAAACTCTACTGTAATCTCGGAAACTAAAAAAGCCTCTCTTTTGAGAGGCTTTTTGCTATCGTCAGCTTAAGTCTTAACTCAAACGGTCCAGAAAATTTTTAATTGTCATGGGTTTCAGTTCATCGTTCGTAACCATTAATGTTTGGGCTAGAGTGTTTCGAAAAGCGTTTGGTTTCTTACGTTTTAAAGACGTGGCAATAAAATTTTCAATACTGCCATTCGAACGCATTTCGGGTTTTGCGACGGCCAAATCGTTTCCGATCGGCGCTAAAAATTCCGTAATCGTCAAATATTGTTTATCAAAAAATACCGATGTTGCGGTAGTTTGAACCGAATGCCGGGAGAGGGAAAAAAATTCATCGAGTAATTTAGCTGCAACGGTTGTCTCTTCAAACGCTTTGCTTTCGCTCATGCGGATTCTCCTATTTCCTTCTTCAATTTCTGAAAAGCTTCCAAAGGAGTCATGCCATGGCTAATGGTTTCCTTTAATTGTCCGATCGTTTCTTCATTGTCGAGCAGGAAAGAACAAAATTCATATCCTTCAATCATACATGTAATTTCCAAACAGGCCAATTGCATGTTGGAAATACGGCTGAAAATTCCTGCAAGAAAACCCGCGTAAAGATCACACACCGTCGTCGCCGTTTTCTCATTCGATTTTAACGATTCAACGACAAAGCTGTCATAAAGATCAACAAAAAGAAAGTCATCCCGGCGTTTAAGTTCAAAATTTCCCCAACCCATGGCCGCCAGGTGATTGGTGAAAAGCCGGTGGAATTGAGGCATGCTAAGTTCCTTAATTGTCTTAACATCCGTGTAAACTGATAAAGCTAATTTTTCGATACTTTGATAGGCCTGATCGCCCCAATGAAAACCCGTTTTGTATAAAACTGCGGCGGATTGACCTTTGTAACTGTGATGAATGAATTGGTGCAGTGCCGAAAGAAACACCGTATCCAGCGCCATAACGCGATGCTGTTCGTCCATAATAATTTCGGCCGTAACGGGTGAGTGCTTGATATAATTTTCCGGCAGCACGACGGCGGCAAATTTTTCAAGACGTTCATCTTTAATCTCTGACATTGAATTACCTCATTTTCTTAAAAACTTTTTTTCAATTTCTTCGGCTAATTCGTCGTAGGCCTGCAGTCCGATCGAAGTCGGTTCGATTTCTTTGATCAATTCTTTCACGCTCATCGACCCTGAGTACAAACGATGAAGTTGCGGGTCGCGGGGAATGAGCGACTGAAATACCAGATCATCATTGAAATAGGTATGAACTTGTTCGGTCACCGTTTTAGATACAGGATTCAATGTGTCGAACATCGTAATCAGAATACCCGCTATTTCAATGGCATGATTGGATGTTTTTTTAATTTCAATCAATTGACGCAGCAACTGTGGCAAAGTTCGCAGGCTCAGGGGTTCGCTCTGAAGCGGAATAACGACATAATCGGATGCGATCAGAGCGCCGTTAGTGATCAATCCGACACCCGGGGGACAATCGATCAAGATCAAATCAAAATATTGCATGGTGTTTTGAATAATTTCTCTCAGCAGGCCCGATGCGCGAGTGGCTTCTTCAAAAGCCTGTACGTCGATGACGGAGTTGGCAATACCGCAATCGACGACAAATAATTGATCAAATTCCGTCGTGCGTGCAATTTCATTGATTTCAGCCTCTCCGCAGAGTGCATGGTAAAGACCGCGATGATGATCATTGGCATCGTAATGTTGACGGCCCCGGTCGAGACTGAAGACCACGCCGCCTTGCGGATCGGCATCGATGATGAGCGTGCGGTATTGCCGCGAGGAAAATGCAATACCCAAGTTAAGCGCGGTTGTGGTTTTGCCGACGCCTCCTTTTTGGCTGGCTATGCTGATAATGTGTCCCATTGGTACCGATTACGTAAGAGGCTATCGAATTACTGAAGGTGTTGATTGTTGTATTGATTCAGAATATCCGCTTCCGATTTGCCGGATTTCTGCAATGTACGGATCTCATTGATCACGGCAGGAATACTCAAAGCAAAATGGATCTGATCCTGACGATTGGCTGTCGTGAGCGGAATGCAGTCTAATTCTTTTGCCGCTACGGAACTGAAGAGTCCTGAAAAAAATCCGGCAAACAGGGGAATGTATATGGCGCTTTTTTCAATGTACAAAATCGCCGGGTTATTCATGCTGATAACGTAAAACTTATGGCCTTCTGTAATGCGAAATTGCCCAAGGCCCGAATAACTAAAATAGCTGTTCAGATGTTCAACAAATTCATCTTTAAGATAATCCTGAGGCTTGTGAATATTGTCAGAGGGGTTTTCTTGAATTCGGTTGTTGAGTTGTAAATAAAATTCTTTTCCCCAAGCGTTGCCAATAGAAGCTAATTGTCCTTCGACCGCATCTTTTTTGGATGATTCAGACAGCGCCATGTACATTGCGGATAAAAAATATTGGTCGGCGAGTCCGCTTCGGATAAGCGTTTGTGTAAACGGATCTACCATGTGAATATCTCCGCTGACAAAATTTGCTTTTACGCGGTCTTGGGGTGGAACTTCGGTCTTAGTAGGCATAGAAAATTCTGATTAAAAGTAAGATAAAACCGTGGTAAAACTAAGACATTTTGATAAATAAATCAATGCTTAATTATCACTAAAAATTCAATTATGTGCGTAATAAAACGATAGCATTTCCTTAAAATATTAAGCTTATCCTTTGTGTCAAAAAAATTCCATCGTTTT is a window from the bacterium genome containing:
- the tpx gene encoding thiol peroxidase gives rise to the protein MTERTGITSIKGNPLTLLGEEVKVGQKAPNFKVRTGLAPNTEITLDSSKGKIRVFNVVPSLDTGVCEAQTIRFNEEAAKLGDGVEIMTVSMDLPPAQGRFCGHQLKGAAKIKMASDYAEKSFAMNYGILLKEWQVCGRGVFVVDKDDTVKYAQYCPKIEEQPDFDKALQAIKTLL
- a CDS encoding ParA family protein, which produces MGHIISIASQKGGVGKTTTALNLGIAFSSRQYRTLIIDADPQGGVVFSLDRGRQHYDANDHHRGLYHALCGEAEINEIARTTEFDQLFVVDCGIANSVIDVQAFEEATRASGLLREIIQNTMQYFDLILIDCPPGVGLITNGALIASDYVVIPLQSEPLSLRTLPQLLRQLIEIKKTSNHAIEIAGILITMFDTLNPVSKTVTEQVHTYFNDDLVFQSLIPRDPQLHRLYSGSMSVKELIKEIEPTSIGLQAYDELAEEIEKKFLRK